A genomic stretch from Xiphophorus maculatus strain JP 163 A chromosome 16, X_maculatus-5.0-male, whole genome shotgun sequence includes:
- the LOC102229644 gene encoding ral guanine nucleotide dissociation stimulator-like 1 has product MGKWELTMNPVQEWGEEKEDGVVYGVTLRREPDLSSPGPSETSSCCGFVQYRTCKVRRLKAATLDLLINHLLDSSSSQDLDYSRIFLSTYRTYISTTALIELLFQRDSTSSDVDNVGYCRSLLLTFIQTWLDEYSEDFRDPPLHPALCLLLDHLRISSAVHGGMRSQPNFCSLAGQAEELLRKFQKDEGALSNVAAGLDQGEEESASEDSGCETSLDQSSIMDFSASSIAEQLTQMDSALFVKVVPYQCLGCVWSQRDKKENMSPTIRATITQFNALTNRVIVSLLSQSAEPANGSSGSPPTTPAQRARIIEKWIKVAQECRRLKNFSSLKAILSALHSNAVYRLRKTWAAVSRDSMATFDNLWETFPDENCVLTNRELLVEDGSQANVDNVSPKLSKKCQLRQMSTSSAVVPYLGTFLTVLTMLDTALPDTTEDGLINFEKRRREFDVLSQIRVLQASCSQYNLPKHPKISAWLHGHRLLTDQESYEMSKQLEPPVDACSPNSWSNRSITKKLSFFRSVSETAKKLPADQISVSSSGSSGSEMEDLSSPNATRSIKLQSFHSSYNNVSEVFSSSSSSLSTPFPSAASSLESPSGSPSDCGSDLCSTDPATAAARPSAHPSPHHKRSISMTSLPMYNRQVCDSCIIRVSVDLGLDNGNMYKSILLTSQDKTAQVIQRALEKHHLEHMNPQDFTLSQIMSQQKELLVPDKANVFYAMSTTANFDFVLRLYHKSQKQPLRKTASLSRFAR; this is encoded by the exons aatCCAGTGCAGGAGTGGGGTGAGGAGAAGGAGGACGGCGTCGTGTATGGGGTGACGCTGCGCCGGGAGCCGGACCTGTCCTCGCCCGGCCCCAGCGAGACGAGCTCCTGCTGCGGTTTTGTCCAGTACAGGACCTGTAAGGTGCGGCGTCTCAAGGCCGCCACACTGGACTTGCTCATAAATCACCTcctggacagcagcagcagccaggaCCTGGACTACAGCCGGATCTTCCTGTCCACCTACCGGACCTACATCAGCACCACGGCGCTCATAGAGCTGCTCTTCCAGAG AGACAGCACTTCTTCAGATGTGGACAACGTGGGTTACTGCAGGAG cctTCTGTTGACGTTCATCCAGACGTGGTTGGATGAGTACAGCGAGGACTTCAGGGACCCTCCGCTGCACCCGGCTCTCTGCCTGCTGCTGGATCACCTGAGGATCAGCTCCGCCGTGCACGGCGGCATGCGCAGCCAGCCGAACTTCTGCTCACTGGCCGGACAAGCCGAGGAGCTGCTCAGAAAGTTCCAGAAAGACGAAG gaGCATTGTCGAATGTTGCTGCTGGTCTTGATCAAGGGGAGGAAGAGTCTGCCAGTGAGGATTCAGGATGTGAAACCTCTCTGGATCAGAGCAGCATCATGGATTTCTCCGCCTCATCCATTGCTGAGCAGCTCACTCAAATGGACTCT GCCCTGTTTGTCAAAGTGGTGCCCTACCAGTGTCTGGGCTGCGTGTGGTCCCAGAGAGACAAGAAGGAAAACATGTCTCCCACGATCCGAGCCACCATCACGCAGTTCAACGCGTTGACCAACAGGGTTATCGTGTCACTGCTCTCCCAGTCTGCAGAACCAGCTAACGGCTCCTCTGGGTCGCCTCCTACAACTCCAGCCCAGAGGGCTCGCATCATTGAGAAGTGGATCAAAGTGGCACAG GAATGTCGTCGCTTGAAGAACTTCTCCTCCCTCAAGGCCATCCTTTCTGCCCTGCACTCGAATGCTGTTTACAGGCTGAGGAAGACCTGGGCAGCTGTCAGCAG AGACAGCATGGCCACGTTCGATAACCTCTGGGAGACGTTCCCGGACGAGAACTGTGTTCTGACCAACAGAGAGCTCCTGGTGGAG GACGGAAGCCAAGCCAATGTGGATAATGTTTCTCCAAAGTTAAGCAAGAAGTGTCAACTCCGGCAGATG AGTACCTCAAGTGCAGTGGTTCCTTACCTGGGCACCTTTCTGACCGTCCTCACCATGTTGGACACGGCTCTACCCGACACCACAGAG GATGGACTTATAAACTttgagaagaggaggagg GAGTTTGACGTCCTGTCACAGATCCGCGTGCTGCAGGCGTCCTGTTCCCAGTACAACCTCCCCAAACATCCCAAAATCTCCGCTTGGCTGCACGGACACAGACTGCTCACAGATCAGGAGAG CTATGAAATGTCAAAGCAGCTGGAGCCTCCGGTGGACGCTTGTTCACCGAATTCCTGGAGCAACCGCTCTATCACAAAGAAACTCTCCTT CTTCAGGTCGGTGAGTGAGACCGCTAAGAAACTCCCAGCTGACCAGATCAGCGTTTCATCCTCTGGATCCAGTGGATCTGAGATGGAAGATCTTTCTTCCCCAAACGCAACACGTTCTATTAAACTACAG TCCTTCCACAGCTCCTACAACAACGTTTCCGAggtcttctcttcctcctcctcttccttatCCACCCCTTTCCCCTCGGCGGCTTCCTCTCTAGAGTCTCCGTCTGGTTCCCCGTCGGACTGCGGCTCCGACCTCTGCAGTACAGACCCGGCCACCGCTGCCGCCCGACCCAGTGCTCACCCGTCCCCCCACCACAAGCGCTCCATTTCCATGACGTCCCTGCCCATGTACAACCGGCAGGTCTGCGACTCCTGCATCATCCGCGTCAGCGTGGACCTGGGACTCGACAACGGCAACATGTACAAAAGCATCTTG CTGACCAGTCAGGATAAAACGGCCCAGGTGATCCAGAGGGCTTTGGAGAAGCATCACCTGGAGCACATGAA